In one Pseudomonas sp. R84 genomic region, the following are encoded:
- the rplX gene encoding 50S ribosomal protein L24, with product MQKIRRDDEIIVIAGKDKGKRGKVLKVLANNRLVIGGLNLVKRHTKPNPMSGVQGGIVEKEAPLDASNVAIFNGETNKADRVGFKVEDGKKIRVFKSTQKAVDA from the coding sequence ATGCAAAAGATTCGTCGTGACGACGAGATCATCGTGATCGCCGGCAAAGACAAAGGTAAGCGCGGTAAGGTGCTTAAGGTTCTTGCTAATAACCGTCTGGTTATTGGTGGTCTGAACCTGGTCAAGCGTCATACCAAGCCTAACCCGATGTCGGGCGTACAAGGCGGTATCGTCGAAAAAGAAGCTCCACTGGACGCTTCTAACGTCGCCATTTTCAACGGCGAAACCAACAAGGCTGACCGCGTTGGTTTCAAAGTAGAAGACGGCAAGAAAATTCGTGTCTTCAAGTCGACCCAAAAAGCGGTTGATGCTTGA